In Cryptomeria japonica chromosome 10, Sugi_1.0, whole genome shotgun sequence, a genomic segment contains:
- the LOC131063837 gene encoding clavaminate synthase-like protein At3g21360, translating to MENFAERRIREQKLQDGHLFPKVLFPANNSHKEDITPVLQNITSQESKAWIESELHKCGAILFRGFGLKSAEDFNAFLESFGWEEQPYKGPAPRKNIVGRVWSANEAPLDQHIFFHHEMALTQEFPSKVIFFCEVAPPEGGETAVVQSHRIASHMEGHFPEVVQQLDTNGIFTHTLLPKNDNLGYFLGKSWQSHLQTDDPEEARRKVEGGGGKLQWTEDGSANIIAGPIPATRTFQGYGDRKVWFNYIPAATYGKNEASLNRLICGDGSDIPQRVMEESGRIMDEESVDIKWEVGDVLLIDNLAVMHARRPSKPPRRILVALCK from the exons ATGGAGAACTTTGCGGAGAGAAGAATTAGGgagcaaaagctccaagatggtcATTTGTTCCCCAAAGTTCTCTTCCCTGCTAATAATTCTCACAAGGAAGACATTACTCCTGTGTTGCAGAACATCACATCACAGGAAAGCAAAGCATGGATTGAAAGTGAATTACACAAGTGTGGAGCCATTCTCTTCAGAGGATTTGGCTTGAAGTCGGCAGAGGATTTCAATGCTTTTCTTGAAAGTTTTGGATGGGAAGAGCAGCCTTACAAAGGCCCTGCTCCAAGAAAGAATATCGTTGGCAGAGTGTGGTCTGCTAATGAAGCTCCTCTCGACCAACACATCTTCTTTCACCATGAAATGGCCCTG ACGCAAGAATTTCCATCAAAGGTAATCTTTTTCTGCGAGGTTGCGCCGCCAGAGGGTGGTGAAACGGCCGTTGTGCAGAGCCACAGAATAGCTTCCCACATGGAAGGCCACTTTCCAGAGGTTGTTCAACAACTGGACACCAATGGAATATTTACTCACACTCTCCTACCGAAAAATGACAATCTTGGCTATTTTCTTGGCAAGAGCTGGCAATCTCATTTGCAGACGGATGATCCAGAAGAAGCCCGAAGAAA GGTGGAAGGAGGAGGTGGGAAGTTACAATGGACGGAAGATGGAAGTGCAAACATCATTGCAGGGCCAATCCCTGCTACAAGAACTTTCCAAGGCTATGGAGATCGAAAAGTGTGGTTTAACTATATTCCAGCTGCTACTTATGGAAAGAATGAGGCGAGCTTGAACAGGCTGATATGTGGAGATGGAAGTGACATTCCACAGAGAGTAATGGAGGAGAGTGGGAGAATAATGGATGAAGAAAGCGTAGATATCAAGTGGGAAGTAGGGGACGTGCTGCTTATTGATAACTTGGCCGTAATGCATGCAAGAAGGCCTTCAAAGCCTCCTCGACGTATTTTAGTAGCTCTCTGTAAATGA